The following is a genomic window from Geoalkalibacter halelectricus.
CATCCGGATAATTGGCATTTTTTCACCACTATGCGTCCTATTATACCCGAAGCGATCCGATTCGCCGAGCCCTTCTGCGCCACAGCGGCCGACCTTGCTTTTCTTTTGCCCGACCCTCTCCTATAATGCGTCTTTCTTACGGAGACTTCGAGCGTTGATGGATCAGTTCTTCACAACCGACGCCCTGGCCCTGATGCGCCAGGCGATCGACGAGGCGCGCGGCAACGAGGTGTTTTTTCTCGGTCACACCGACGCGCAGCGCCGCGTGACGCAAATCGAGGTGCTGGCGCGCGGCAACGCGGAGGCGGTTCCCGCCATCCTCGCCGCCTGCGGATTCGGCGACGTGGTCATTCACAATCACCCCTCCGGAGTCTTGCAGCCCTCCGCGGCCGATATCGACATCGCCTCGCACCTCGGCGGCCTCGGGATCGGCTTCTACATCATCGACAATGCGGTTAGCGACCTCTACCGGGTGGTGGAAGCCTTCGCCGAGCAGCGCCGCGAACACCTCGAACCGGCGCGCATCGCCGCGATTCTCGGCCCCGAGGGCGTGGTGGCCCGCTCGCTTGCGGGCTGGGAGGAGCGTCCCGAGCAGTTGCGCATGGCCTTTGCCGTGGGCGAGGCCTTCAACCACGACCGCATCGCTCTCATCGAGGCGGGCACCGGCACGGGCAAGAGCCTGGCCTATCTGGTGCCGGCGATTCTATGGGCCAAGAACAACCAGGAGCGGGTGGTCGTTTCCACCAACACCATCAATTTGCAGGAGCAGCTGATCCGCAAGGACATTCCCTTCCTGCAACGGGCCACGGACCTGGAGATTCGCGCCGTGCTGGTCAAGGGGCGCGGCAACTATCTGTGCCTGCGCCGCGCCGAGAGCGCCCAAGCCGAACCGGGGCTCTTCGACGCCGCCGAGGGCGGCGAGCTGCAGGCGATTCTCGCCTGGGCGCGCACCACCCGCGACGGCTCCCGGGAAGAACTCTCCTTCATCCCTCGCGATCTGGTGTGGGAGGAAGTGCGCTGCGAACTCGATCAGTGCGCGCGGGTGCGCTGCCCGCACTACGGCCGCTGCTTTTTCCACCGGGCGCGCCGCGCGGCGGCCGCCGCCGACCTGCTGGTGGTCAACCACGCGCTGCTGCTCTCCGATCTGGCCCTGCGCCGCCAGACCGACAACTACAGCGCGGCGGCGGTGCTACCGCCCTTTGAGCGCATCATCCTCGATGAGGCCCATCACCTCGAGGATGTCGCCACCCAACACTTTTCCGCGCAGATCAGCCGCTTTACCTTTTCGCGCCTGCTCGGGCGCCTGCGCCATCCGCGCAAGCCGGACAAGGGCCTGCTGCCGCGCTTGCTCGCGCTGCTCGGCCGGGAACTGCCCGAGAGCCAGGACGCCCTCTATCGCGACCTGCATGGCCGCATCGAGGCCGCGCTGGCGGGGCGCCAAAGCCTGCACGACGCGGCCCTGCGCACCCTGGAGGAGGCCGGCCAGGCCCTGGCGACCCACGCCGGGCGCGAGATTCACGGCGGCGAGGACCTCAAGGTGCGCCTCATTCCAGCCTTTACCCAAGCAGCCCTCTGGGAGGAACTGGCCGCGGCCATTCGCCGCCTGGCCCGCGACAGCGCCGCCCTGGGCGGACAACTGCGCGCCCTGCTCAAGGCCTGCGGCGCGCTGCCCGAGGAAACCGCCGAGAAGCTGCTCGCCCCCCTGGTGGATCTGCGCGGCTGCACCGCGCGCCTGGAGGCGCTGGCCGGCGACCTCGCTCTGTTTACTGATGTGGATGGGGACAGCTGCGCCTGGTTCGAGATCACGCGCCGCCGCATCGGGTTGGGCGAGGCCCTGGTCACGCGCCTGTGCCGCTCGCCCCTGGAAGTGGCCGCCAGCCTCAAGGAGGCGCTCTACGATCGCTTTCGCACCCTGGTCCTGACCAGCGCCACCCTGGCCGTGGGAGAATCCTTCGCCTATTTTCGCGCCCGCACCGGCCTCGACGCGGTCGACGCCCAGCGCCGCGGCGAGCTGCTCCTGCCCTCGCCCTTCAATTACGCCGAGCAGACCCTGCTGACGGTGCCGACGGATCTGCCTGAGCCCGGTCGCCCGGGCTTTGCCGAAGCGGTGCGCGACCTGGTGGAACGCTGCGTGCTGGCCGCCGACGGCCGCACATTCGTCTTGTTCACTGCCTACAGCCTGCTGCGCCGGGTGCACGGCGAACTGGCTCCGGTGCTCGGCGCGCGCGGCTACCATTGCCTGCGCCAGGGTGAAATCAATCGCCATAAATTGCTCCGCCAATTTGCCGCCGATCCCACCAGCGTGCTCTTCGCCACCGATTCCTTCTGGGAGGGGGTGGATGTTCCCGGGCGCGCCCTTGAGCAGGTCATCATCACCCGCCTGCCCTTTCGCGTGCCCACCGAACCGGTTCTCGAGGCGCGCGCCGAAGCTATCGCCGCGCGCGGCGGCGACCCCTTCATGAGCTACACCGTGCCCCAGGCGGTAATCCGCTTCAAGCAGGGCTTCGGCCGCCTGATCCGCCACCGCGAGGATCGCGGCGTGGTGTTGATCCTCGACAACCGCGTGGTAAAAAAAGGCTATGGCCGCATTTTTTTGCGCTCGCTGCCCGAGGCGCGCCTGCTGACCGCCCCCGCGGCGGCGGTGGTCGAGGAGATCGCGCGTTTTTTCACCCCCGTGCTTCCCGGGAAATCGGCATGAACCAGCCCCAACCCGCCCCGCGCCCGACCTGGACGCCGCGCATCCTGCTGCGCTATGCGCTCCTGCAAATCCCGGCTTTGGCGTTGCTGATCCTGGGCATGCTGCTGGTAAGGCACTGGTGGGATCTGCCCCCGGCCCTGCCCTGGCTGATCGTGGGCGGCTGGCTGCTCAAGGACATCGTGCTTTTTCCCCTGGTATGGCGCTCCTACGACCCCGACCCCCAGCCGCACGGCAACAGCCTGCTCGGCTGCGAGGGGCTCGTGGTGCGGCCCCTCGAACCCGCCGGCATGGTGCGCGTGCACGATGAATTATGGCGCGCGCGCCTGCCCGAAGGCGCCCCGGCCCTGCCCGGCGGCCGCCGGGTGCGGGTTTGCGGCCGCGAGGGACTGACCCTGATCGTGGAGGCGGTCGAAGAGGAATCCCCGCCATGACCACGGCCATGCTGCTCGCCCTGGCTATTCTCGTCCTGGCCCTGATTTTGCTCATCAGCGGACGGGTTCCCGCCGAGGTGGTCGCCATGCTGGTGCTCGGCGCCCTGCCGGTGGCCGGCCTGGTCACCCCGGCCGAAGCCATTGCCGGCTTCAGCAGCCCGGCGGTGATCACCCTCTGGGCCATTTTTATTCTCAGCGGCGGGCTGACCCGCACCGGGGTCGGGGATTTGCTCGGTGCCCAGGTTCTGCGCGTCGCCGGTCACGGCGAGGCCGCCCTGGTGGCGGTGATCATGGCCACCGCCGCGGTACTCTCCGCAGTCATGAACAACGTCGCCGTGGCGGTGCTCATGCTGCCGGTGGTCATGGATATCGCGCGCAAAAGCGGCAACGCCCCGTCGCGCCTGCTGATGCCCCTGGCCTACGGCGCCCTGCTCGGCGGGCTGATGACCCAGATCGGCACCCCGCCCAACATCCTGGTCAGCGTCGCCATGGAGGAACAGGGACTGACCCCCTTCGCCATGTTCGACTTCACTCCGGTGGGCGGTGCCGTGCTGCTCGCCGGCATCGCCTTCATGACCCTGATAGGCCGTCACCTGCTGCCCCGCCGCGATCCGGCCGGGGCCTCGCTGCATCCCGAGGTCAACCTGCGCGATCGCTACGATCTGCGCAATCGCATGTTTCTCATGGCGGTCCCTCCCTACTCCGACCTTTCCGGCAAAACCCTGGCTCAGTGCCGCTTCGGTCCCGCCCTGGGCCTGGCGGTACTCGAAATTCTGCGCAACGGCCGCACCCTCATGGCGCCCGGTTCCGAGACCGAGATCCGCAGCGACGACCGGCTGCTGGTTCAGGGACGCCTGGAGCGCATGGAGGAACTGCGCGGCTGGCGGGATCTGACCATCGAGCAGGAGGGTTGCGGCCCCGATCAGTTGATTTCCGAGAACATCGGCATGGCCGAGGCACAGTTGGCCCCGGATAGCGAGCTGATCGGCCTGAGCCTGAGCGAGGCGCGTTTTTTCACCCGCTTCGGCGTCAATGTGCTCGGCGCCCTGCGCGGCACCCCGGCGCAGGCTGTGAGCCTGGGAGATTACCGCTGCGCCGCCGGGGATGTCCTGCTCGTGCAGGGGCCCAAAAACACTCTCGAGGACCTCGGACAGGAAAGGAATTTCACCCGTCTGACGCACCTGAACCGCGCCGAAGTGACCTCTCACCGCGCTTTGCAGCAGGGTCTTCTAACCCTCAGGCTCAGCGCCGCGGGCGGCTTGGCCGGGCGCACCCTGCACGACTGCGCCCTGGGCGACGCCCTGGGCCTGCGGGTGGTGGGCATCCTGCGCGAGCAACAGTGCATCCTGCTGCCCACACCCGAGGACACCCTCGAGGGTGACGATCGCCTCGCCGTGACCGGGCGCCGCGAGGATCTGATGCTGCTCCAGGGCCTGGAGAGGCTGGAAATCCAGCGCGAGTTCTCGCCCGAGATAACCAACCTGGAATCCGCCGAGGTGGGGCTGATCGAGGTGGTTCTCTCGCCGCATTCGCGCCTGGCGGGCAAGACCCTGCGCGACCTGCACTTTCGCGAGAAATTCGGGCTCAGCGTCATCGCCCTGTGGCGCGGCGGGCGTGCCCTGCGGACGGGATTGCGCGACCTGCCCCTGCAGTTCGGCGACGCCTTGCTCATCTACGGTTCGCGTGCTCGCTTCACCCAACTGGCGCGCGATGGCGATTTTCTGGTGCTGACCCAAGACGTTCAGGAACCGCCCCGGCGCGACAAACTGGGACGCTCCCTGAGCATTCTGACTGCGGTGCTGATTCCGGTGCTGCTCGGCTGGCTGCCCATCTACATTGCCGCGGTCCTCGGCGCCGCAGCCATGATTCTCAGCGGCTGCCTGAGCATGAACGAGGCCCATCGCGCCATCGAATGGAAGGCGATCTTTCTTATCGCCGGCCTGCTGCCCCTGGGCACGGCCCTGGACCAAAGCGGCGCGGCCGGGCTGCTCGCCGAGACCCTGACCGCGACCGTGGCACCCTTCGGCCCCCAGGCCCTGCTCGCCGCCCTGATCCTGTTCACGGCAGTCGGAACCTGCTTTCTGCCGCCCGCCGCCCTGGTGGTGCTGCTGGTCCCCATCGTCTTCAACATCGCCGCGCCGACCGGCCTCTCGCCCGAGGCCCTGAGCATGGGCATCGCCATGGCCTCGGCCAGTCTCATGTCGCCCTTTGCCCATCCCGCCAACATCCTGGTCATGGGCCCCGGCGGCTATCGCTTCCGCGACTATCTCAAGGTCGGCATCCCCTTGACCCTGGTGGTGCTCGCCACCATCATGCTGGTATTGCCCCTGGTCTGGCCCCTGCAGGCCTAGGAGGCTGTCGGACTATCCATGAGCCGGCTGCAAATCCGGCTGTTTGGCCCGGATTCCGGCTCCTTTTCGGCACGTAGCTACGGCTATGCACTCTCAAAGGAGCCAAAATCCGGTCTGAAACATCCAAATTTTCGCTTCGGCCCGGATAGTCCGACAGCCTCCTAGGGGCCGTTGTTGCCGCGAACTATGAACTTGACGAATAAAGTGGATTTAATTACATTCGACAAAGATCCCTATTCCGCATTTCCCGCACCGCGCAAGGAGCTCGCCATGACCAAGAAAGGCACCGACAAGCGCACCCAGAAACGCCGCAACACCATTTACTACCTGGAAGTGTTCGATCTGGAGTCGGGTCGGTTGCTGGGGCGGCTGGTCGACATCACCGTCGCTGGCATGATGCTGATCAGCGAATCGCCCATCACTCCGGATCGCACCTACAAGTGCCGCATGTCCCTGCCCGCCGATATCCTCGGACGCAGCAACATCCTCTTCGACGCCACCTGCGTCTGGAGCCGCAAGGCACTCAACAGCGATTTCTTCGAGGCGGGCTTTCGCTCCCTGATCGCCGATCCCGGCGACATCGACGCCATCGAAATGCTCATCCAGCGTTTTGCCTTCAGCGACCTCTGAGTCCCACCCGGCAAGAGTTTTTCCCGCGGGGCAAGACAATCCTCCCGGCTCCTGGTAAGCTATGGCGGCAACGGTTCTCTTTCATTATCTGTCATCGCCGAGTGCTTCATGAGCCTATCCACCCTACCAAGCCGCACCCGCGTTCTGTTCGATCACATCGCCCCCTTCGTCGCCTGGCTGTTGCTCATGGAGCTTCTGCCGCGCACCGCCTGGGCCTACGCCGTGCGCGCCGCAGTCTGTCTGGGCCTGTTTCTCTGGTGCCGGCCCTGGCGCTATTATCCCCGGCCCGCTCCGCGCCATCTGCCCCTGGCCCTGGCGGTCGGCGTGTTGGTGTGCGTGGTTTGGATCCTGCCCGAACTGCCCCTGTGGCAATCCTGGCCCGCGGTGGAACAATTTTACCGGCAATGGGGCATCATGCCGCCCTGGTCGGCCACCGCGCCGGTGACCGAGAGCCCCTTCGCCCCCGCGACGGCAGGCTGGACCCTGACCATGGCGCGCCTGCTCGGATCGGCCCTGGTGATCGCCGCCATCGAGGAGTTTTTCTGGCGCGGCTTTCTCTATCGCTGGCTCATCGAGCGCGATTTCCTCCAGGTTGATCCCGGCCGCTACCTGGCCTGGGCCTTCTGGCTCACGGTGCTGCTGTTCGGGCTGGAGCACGACCGCTGGCTGGTCGGTATGGCGGCGGGCGCCGCCTACGGTTGGCTCTACCTGCGCACCCGTGATCTCTGGGCACCCATTTGCGCCCATGTGGTCACCAATTTCCTCTTGGGACTTTATGTCCTCCTGATGGGGGCCTGGGATTTCTGGTAGTTGCGAACTGTGTTTTTTACGCTTTTTCCACAACTTTTCTCCGGCCCCCTTGCCCGATGAGCCGGGGCTATGGTTAAATTACAGCATCCACGCCGCTGCTCCGGCAGTCGGCGCCCCTCATGACAACGGATCGCCCCGGCTTCGGCCGCTGTTGATCCCTCAGCCGCGGTCGAGCCTCATGCCTACTCTAAAAAAACTTCTTGCCGCCCTGCTGGTCCTGCTGCTTCTTGCCCCCGGTTACGCCGCCGCGGTCCCCGCCGATCCCGGCGATTACGACCTGAATCGTGCCCGGCTGCTGAGTTTCGTGCTGCGCCAGCAACTGGTGTCCCACCACTACAGTCACAAACCTCTGGATGACGCCTTGTCCGTGGCGGCCTTCGGCCTCTACCTCAAGCAGCTTGATTTCCAGAAGCGCTTCCTCCTCAAGGAGGACGTCAAGCGCCTGCGCGCCTACGAGAAGCAGATCGACGACGAAATCGCCACCAGCCGCATCGAACTGCCTCTGCTGGCCGCCGAACTCATGGAAAAGCGCGTGCGCCAGATCCAGGGGATGCTGCCGGAAATTCTGGCCGCCGGATTCGATTTCGCCCGTGACGAAACCATCGAAACCGACCCGGACAAGCTCGAGTTCGCCAAGAGCGCCGATGAGCTGCGTGAGCGTTGGCGTAAAATCCTCAAGCAGCAGGTCATCAATCGCCTGCTGATCATGGAGGAAACCGAGCAGGCCAAGGACGCGACACAGAAGCAAAAAACCTCCGAGGAACTGCTCACGGCGGCCATCGAGCGCATCGGCAACAATCAGGAGCAGATGCTCAACCGCATGCTCGAGGACACCCGGCAGGACCACATCGATCGCTACTTCAACGCCGTGGCCCGTGCCTTTGATCCCCACTCCAACTATCTACCGCCGACCAGCAAGGAAGACTTCGACATCAGCATGCGCGGCTCCCTCGAAGGCATCGGCGCGACCCTGCGCGAGGAGGATGGCTTTATCCGCGTGGTGCGCATCATTCCCGGCAGCGCCGCCTATCGCCAGGGCCAACTGGAAGCCGAGGACACCATTTTGGCGGTCGCCGAAGGCGGCGAGGAGCCCGTCGACGTGGTCGATCGGCGCCTGCGCGACGCCGTCAGCCTGATTCGCGGCAAAAAAGGCACCGAGGTGCGGCTCACCGTGCGCAAGCCCGACGGGCGCACCCTGATCGTGCCCATCGTTCGCGACGTAGTGCAGATCGAGGAAACCTTCGTGCGCTCGGCGCTGCTGCCCGCCGAGGAGAGCGGCAAGCAATTCGGCTACATCAAGATCCCCACCTTCTATCGGGATTTCGACGGCGGGCCGCGCGGCAGCGGCCGCAATTCCACCGACGACATGCGCCAGGAACTCATGCGCCTCAACGAACAGGGCATCGACGGCCTGGTCCTCGACCTGCGCAACAACGGCGGCGGCGCGCTCACCGACGCGGTCTCCATCGCCGGGCTGTTCATCAAGGAGGGTCCCATCGTGCAGGTGCGCGGCGGCGACGGCCGCACCGAGACCCTCACCGACCGCAGCCGCGACATCGTCTACGACGGCCCTCTGGTGGTGCTGGTGAATAAATTCAGCGCCTCGGCCTCGGAAATTCTCGCCGGCGCACTCCAGGATTACGGTCGCGCCGTGGTGATCGGCAGCGAATACACTCACGGCAAGGGCACCGTGCAGGCGGTCATCGATCTCGACCGCAGCCTGCCCTTCCCCAACATGGACCGCTACCGTCCGCTGGGCGCCATCAAGGTCACCATTCAAAAGTTCTACCGCATCAGCGGCGAGTCCACCCAATATCGCGGGGTGGTTCCCGATATCATTCTGCCCGACCGCCTGCGCCACATCGAAAGCGGCGAGCAATATCTCGACTACTCCCTGCCCTGGGACAAGGTGACGCCCATCCGTTTCACGCCCTGGCCCCAGGATCTGCCCATCGACAAACTGCGCCAGGCCAGTGAGGAGCGCATTGCCGCCGACGAGGAGTTCCGCACCATCGCCGCCGATGCCGAGCGCGCTCGGGAACGCATGAAGCAGACCACCCTGCCCCTCAACCTCGAAGAGGCGCGTCAGGCCCGCCGCGAACTGCTGCAACAGCGCGAGGACAGCCCGCCCCACGACCAGGGTATGGCCGCCGAGGACAGCGTTGAGCCCGGCCTCAGCAGCGAGGAGCGGCAGCAGCGCTGGGCGAGAAATGCCGCCGAGGATCCCTACGTGGGAGAAGCCCAGGCGGTGCTGCGCGATCTTTTTCGCCTGCGCTCGGCCGGGTCCGCCACCACGGCAGGTCCGGTCCAGGCACCGGCCGTGCCGCATTGATCACGCCGACCCGCGCCCCACGCCTATACCAATCATACCCTCTGTACAAATTTCCCATACAACGGGGTAAACCACCCTATTGACAGGGTTTTCAGTTACCTTGCCGGGACGCTCGGCCGTCCCGGCAAGGCCGCCCCGGTGGTCTCTGTATAAAATTAACATCCACCCCCTCTCCCCTCCAGCCTTTCCTGGCAGACTTTTTTCTATACAATATCGGGCACTTGCAAACAAAAGACCTCCCACCAAAATCTTGGCACAGGCCCTGCATTTTCCATATACCAAAAGGTCAGCGCCGAATCAGCCTCGGCACCCGGCGCGCACCACCTGAAGACGTGCCGCACACCCTACGCGATCACCAAAGGAGGCGATCATGAACGGACTCAGAACCCTGACGGCATCCCTGGCAGTTCTACTCCTCAGCGCGGTTCCCGCTTTCGCCGCCGGTTCCCGCGTCGATCACAGCGGCCTGGTGGTCTGGGCCTTTCTAGGCTTTTGCGGCTTGATCGTGGTGGCCCAACTGGTCCCCGCCCTATTGTTGATGCTCGGCCTGGCCAAGGCGACCATCGCCTACCGCCCGCCGACGCCCTCCACCGAGAAATGACGCCAAATCCCTTTTCGCTCCCCCGGCAACTGCCCGGTCCTCAGGATCGGGCTTTTTTTTGCCCTCTGGTTTTCGTTGCTTGAAGTTGGTGGAACTTTCCTGTATCTCTAGTCGTCCCCAATATTTGAGGTTGCCGCGGAGCGCGCCATGCCGCCCTACAAAATCCTTCTAGCCGCCACGAACCCCCTGGTGTCCCAATGGCGCGAGCGCCTGGCTTTGCCCGACACTTTTTCCCTGTTGACCGCGGACAACAGCACCCAGGCCCTGGATCTGGCGCGCAGCGAGCAGCCCTGCCTCGCGATCCTCGACGCCGATCTCGGCCCCGAAAATGGCGCGCAGCTTTGTCAACACCTGCGCACCTATTCCTGGTTGCGCAATCTGGCCGTCATCATCCTCGCGCAACCAGGCGTGGACTCTGCCGTAGAGTACTGCCGCCGCTGGCAATGCCAGAGGGTCTTGTCCAAACCCCTCAGCGACGCCGCGCTGCTCGACGCAATCGTGGAAACCCTTGCCCAGCGCCCGTTGGTATCTCGCGCGCCGAGAATTGCCCAACGCCTGCCGGTGCGCTACTCGCGCACGGACAGGCGCGACCGCCGCGGGCACACCATCGACCTGAGTCCCGGGGGATTTTTCCTGCAAACCGATGGTTTGTACACCACGGCCACATTGGTGCACTTTGAAATATTCCTGGGCGAGAATTTAGAGCCCTTGTGCGGACGCGCCCGCGTGGCCTGGGTCAACCATCACCAAGAGGTTCTCAAGCCCCTCTATCCCCAAGGCATGGGACTGCAATTCATTGATCTAGGCACCCAGGGCGCCCGGGTCGTGGAAGAGTATCTTCACCGGCAAGCCAACCTGCTCTGCATGCGCAAACCGTGAAAAGAAGCCTTGACAAGCCAAAAAGCCTTATGTTAGCTATTGCCTGTTTTGCTCCGGCCCCGTTGGTTCGCCAACCCTCGTCCTGTATACTGTATGCCGTTCGCGGCGCGACGTATTCCGAAAAAAAGCTCTAAAAACGAGGTACCTCGGTGATTGATTTCAATTGGACGTTCTTTCTTCAGCTTGCCAACTTCCTCATTCTCATTTACCTGCTGAATGTCTTGCTGTTCAGGCCGCTGACGCGCGTCATGGACGAACGCAAGCAGGCCACCACCGGCGGACATCAGCGCGCCCGCGACCTGGAGGAGCAAATCCAGGCCAAAATGGCGGCCTACCGTGAGCAACTCCAAGCCGCCAAGGCCGAGGCCGCCACGGAGCGCGCCGCCCTGCGGCTGGCCGCCGGTGAGGAGGAGGCACGCATCCTCGGCGCGGCGCACCAAAAAGCCGCCGACCAACTCAAGGCCATCCGCAACCAGGTCGACCAGGAAGCCGCGGCTGCCCGCCAGAGCCTTCGCGACAGCGCCGGGCAGCTCGCGCAGCAGGTGGCCTCAAAAGTTCTCGGCAGGAGTCTGTAATTCCATGGCTAAGCGATTTTTCCGCAGCATTTCCACCGCATCCCTGGCCCTTGTCGCCGTGCTCTTCGTCACCACCCTGGCCGTAGCCGCCGGTGACCACTACCACGACGCCGGCACCCTGCTTAAGGACTTCCTTTACCGCGTCCTGAACTTCGCCGTTCTGGTCGCCATCCTGCTCTTTTTCGTGACCCGTCCACTGAAAAAAGCGCTCGGCGCCCGGCGCGATACCCTCGCCAAGGAACTTGAGGAAGCCCAAAAAGCCCGCGATGCCGCCGAAGCCAAATTCGCGGAATACGACCGCAAGCTGCAGGATGCCACCGCGGAGATCGCTCAACTCCAGGATGAGATCCGCCGCGAGGGCGAGCTTGAGCGCGACAAGATGCTGGCCAATGCGCGCAGCATGGCCGAGAAGATGGCGCAGGACGCCGAAAACGCCGCCGCTCAGGAGGTGGCCAAGGCCCGCCGCCACCTGCGCCAGGAGGCCGCGACCCTGGCCATCACCCTGGCCCAGGATCTCCTCA
Proteins encoded in this region:
- a CDS encoding PilZ domain-containing protein → MTKKGTDKRTQKRRNTIYYLEVFDLESGRLLGRLVDITVAGMMLISESPITPDRTYKCRMSLPADILGRSNILFDATCVWSRKALNSDFFEAGFRSLIADPGDIDAIEMLIQRFAFSDL
- a CDS encoding response regulator, giving the protein MPPYKILLAATNPLVSQWRERLALPDTFSLLTADNSTQALDLARSEQPCLAILDADLGPENGAQLCQHLRTYSWLRNLAVIILAQPGVDSAVEYCRRWQCQRVLSKPLSDAALLDAIVETLAQRPLVSRAPRIAQRLPVRYSRTDRRDRRGHTIDLSPGGFFLQTDGLYTTATLVHFEIFLGENLEPLCGRARVAWVNHHQEVLKPLYPQGMGLQFIDLGTQGARVVEEYLHRQANLLCMRKP
- a CDS encoding SLC13 family permease is translated as MTTAMLLALAILVLALILLISGRVPAEVVAMLVLGALPVAGLVTPAEAIAGFSSPAVITLWAIFILSGGLTRTGVGDLLGAQVLRVAGHGEAALVAVIMATAAVLSAVMNNVAVAVLMLPVVMDIARKSGNAPSRLLMPLAYGALLGGLMTQIGTPPNILVSVAMEEQGLTPFAMFDFTPVGGAVLLAGIAFMTLIGRHLLPRRDPAGASLHPEVNLRDRYDLRNRMFLMAVPPYSDLSGKTLAQCRFGPALGLAVLEILRNGRTLMAPGSETEIRSDDRLLVQGRLERMEELRGWRDLTIEQEGCGPDQLISENIGMAEAQLAPDSELIGLSLSEARFFTRFGVNVLGALRGTPAQAVSLGDYRCAAGDVLLVQGPKNTLEDLGQERNFTRLTHLNRAEVTSHRALQQGLLTLRLSAAGGLAGRTLHDCALGDALGLRVVGILREQQCILLPTPEDTLEGDDRLAVTGRREDLMLLQGLERLEIQREFSPEITNLESAEVGLIEVVLSPHSRLAGKTLRDLHFREKFGLSVIALWRGGRALRTGLRDLPLQFGDALLIYGSRARFTQLARDGDFLVLTQDVQEPPRRDKLGRSLSILTAVLIPVLLGWLPIYIAAVLGAAAMILSGCLSMNEAHRAIEWKAIFLIAGLLPLGTALDQSGAAGLLAETLTATVAPFGPQALLAALILFTAVGTCFLPPAALVVLLVPIVFNIAAPTGLSPEALSMGIAMASASLMSPFAHPANILVMGPGGYRFRDYLKVGIPLTLVVLATIMLVLPLVWPLQA
- a CDS encoding helicase C-terminal domain-containing protein, whose amino-acid sequence is MDQFFTTDALALMRQAIDEARGNEVFFLGHTDAQRRVTQIEVLARGNAEAVPAILAACGFGDVVIHNHPSGVLQPSAADIDIASHLGGLGIGFYIIDNAVSDLYRVVEAFAEQRREHLEPARIAAILGPEGVVARSLAGWEERPEQLRMAFAVGEAFNHDRIALIEAGTGTGKSLAYLVPAILWAKNNQERVVVSTNTINLQEQLIRKDIPFLQRATDLEIRAVLVKGRGNYLCLRRAESAQAEPGLFDAAEGGELQAILAWARTTRDGSREELSFIPRDLVWEEVRCELDQCARVRCPHYGRCFFHRARRAAAAADLLVVNHALLLSDLALRRQTDNYSAAAVLPPFERIILDEAHHLEDVATQHFSAQISRFTFSRLLGRLRHPRKPDKGLLPRLLALLGRELPESQDALYRDLHGRIEAALAGRQSLHDAALRTLEEAGQALATHAGREIHGGEDLKVRLIPAFTQAALWEELAAAIRRLARDSAALGGQLRALLKACGALPEETAEKLLAPLVDLRGCTARLEALAGDLALFTDVDGDSCAWFEITRRRIGLGEALVTRLCRSPLEVAASLKEALYDRFRTLVLTSATLAVGESFAYFRARTGLDAVDAQRRGELLLPSPFNYAEQTLLTVPTDLPEPGRPGFAEAVRDLVERCVLAADGRTFVLFTAYSLLRRVHGELAPVLGARGYHCLRQGEINRHKLLRQFAADPTSVLFATDSFWEGVDVPGRALEQVIITRLPFRVPTEPVLEARAEAIAARGGDPFMSYTVPQAVIRFKQGFGRLIRHREDRGVVLILDNRVVKKGYGRIFLRSLPEARLLTAPAAAVVEEIARFFTPVLPGKSA
- the atpF gene encoding F0F1 ATP synthase subunit B, with protein sequence MAKRFFRSISTASLALVAVLFVTTLAVAAGDHYHDAGTLLKDFLYRVLNFAVLVAILLFFVTRPLKKALGARRDTLAKELEEAQKARDAAEAKFAEYDRKLQDATAEIAQLQDEIRREGELERDKMLANARSMAEKMAQDAENAAAQEVAKARRHLRQEAATLAITLAQDLLKKNFTEADQKRLVDEYMEKMQKVGELS
- a CDS encoding NfeD family protein is translated as MNQPQPAPRPTWTPRILLRYALLQIPALALLILGMLLVRHWWDLPPALPWLIVGGWLLKDIVLFPLVWRSYDPDPQPHGNSLLGCEGLVVRPLEPAGMVRVHDELWRARLPEGAPALPGGRRVRVCGREGLTLIVEAVEEESPP
- a CDS encoding carboxy terminal-processing peptidase, which codes for MPTLKKLLAALLVLLLLAPGYAAAVPADPGDYDLNRARLLSFVLRQQLVSHHYSHKPLDDALSVAAFGLYLKQLDFQKRFLLKEDVKRLRAYEKQIDDEIATSRIELPLLAAELMEKRVRQIQGMLPEILAAGFDFARDETIETDPDKLEFAKSADELRERWRKILKQQVINRLLIMEETEQAKDATQKQKTSEELLTAAIERIGNNQEQMLNRMLEDTRQDHIDRYFNAVARAFDPHSNYLPPTSKEDFDISMRGSLEGIGATLREEDGFIRVVRIIPGSAAYRQGQLEAEDTILAVAEGGEEPVDVVDRRLRDAVSLIRGKKGTEVRLTVRKPDGRTLIVPIVRDVVQIEETFVRSALLPAEESGKQFGYIKIPTFYRDFDGGPRGSGRNSTDDMRQELMRLNEQGIDGLVLDLRNNGGGALTDAVSIAGLFIKEGPIVQVRGGDGRTETLTDRSRDIVYDGPLVVLVNKFSASASEILAGALQDYGRAVVIGSEYTHGKGTVQAVIDLDRSLPFPNMDRYRPLGAIKVTIQKFYRISGESTQYRGVVPDIILPDRLRHIESGEQYLDYSLPWDKVTPIRFTPWPQDLPIDKLRQASEERIAADEEFRTIAADAERARERMKQTTLPLNLEEARQARRELLQQREDSPPHDQGMAAEDSVEPGLSSEERQQRWARNAAEDPYVGEAQAVLRDLFRLRSAGSATTAGPVQAPAVPH
- a CDS encoding CAAX prenyl protease-related protein; translated protein: MSLSTLPSRTRVLFDHIAPFVAWLLLMELLPRTAWAYAVRAAVCLGLFLWCRPWRYYPRPAPRHLPLALAVGVLVCVVWILPELPLWQSWPAVEQFYRQWGIMPPWSATAPVTESPFAPATAGWTLTMARLLGSALVIAAIEEFFWRGFLYRWLIERDFLQVDPGRYLAWAFWLTVLLFGLEHDRWLVGMAAGAAYGWLYLRTRDLWAPICAHVVTNFLLGLYVLLMGAWDFW
- a CDS encoding ATP synthase F0 subunit B — protein: MIDFNWTFFLQLANFLILIYLLNVLLFRPLTRVMDERKQATTGGHQRARDLEEQIQAKMAAYREQLQAAKAEAATERAALRLAAGEEEARILGAAHQKAADQLKAIRNQVDQEAAAARQSLRDSAGQLAQQVASKVLGRSL